A window of Streptomyces sp. NBC_01241 genomic DNA:
CTGGGGCCAGGACGGACCGCTCGCCGAACGAGCCGGCCACGACATCGCCTACATCGCCCTCACCGGCACCCTTTCCATGATCGGAAAACCCGGGGAGCCGCCCACCGTCCCGGCCAATCTGGTCGGTGACTACGCGGGCGGCTCGCTCTATCTGGTCGTCGGCGTCCTCGCCGCCCTCCAGCACGCCCGCACCCCCGGCGGCCGGGGCCAGGTCGTGGACGCGGCGATCGTCGACGGAGCCGCCCACCTCGCCACGATGATCCACGGAATGCTGGCGGCGGGCGGCTGGCAGGACCGGCGCGGCTCCAACCTCCTGGACGGCGGCTGCCCGTTCTACGGTTCGTACGAGACCGCCGACGGCCAGTACATGGCGGTCGGCCCGCTGGAGCAGCGGTTCTACGACGAGTTCAGCATGCTCCTCGGCATCGGGGAAGGGGCCCCGGACCGGCGCGACATCACCCGCTGGGAGGAGTTGCGCGCGCTCGTCGCCGACCGGTTCAGGACCCGTACGCGCGCGGAATGGACCGAGGTGTTCGAGGGTACGGACGCCTGCGTGGCCCCCGTCCTCTCGCTCCGTGAGGCGCCTCACCATCCGCACATCGCCGC
This region includes:
- a CDS encoding CaiB/BaiF CoA transferase family protein, with product MATTEHGPLAGVRVVELAGIGPGPFAAMLLADLGADVVRVDRPGGSGLGIDPAYDLTNRNKRSVLIDLKAEDGPAKALDLAERADILIEGYRPGVAERLGVGPDAALARNPRLVYGRMTGWGQDGPLAERAGHDIAYIALTGTLSMIGKPGEPPTVPANLVGDYAGGSLYLVVGVLAALQHARTPGGRGQVVDAAIVDGAAHLATMIHGMLAAGGWQDRRGSNLLDGGCPFYGSYETADGQYMAVGPLEQRFYDEFSMLLGIGEGAPDRRDITRWEELRALVADRFRTRTRAEWTEVFEGTDACVAPVLSLREAPHHPHIAARSTFVEHGGLTQPAPAPRFSATPVSVRSGPARPGADTEAVAADWDVPGITRARKDATG